One region of Halohasta litchfieldiae genomic DNA includes:
- a CDS encoding NifU family protein, protein MSTDSAASDSDLKDRVVNFLRRNFPQIQMHGGNAAIEYLDEESGEVHIQLGGACSGCGISPMTIQAIKTRMVKEIPEINEVQANTGMGGEPEMGETEGMSPSFPGETSSDDDGGNEGPQAPF, encoded by the coding sequence ATGAGTACGGATTCAGCAGCGTCGGACAGCGACCTCAAAGACCGCGTGGTGAACTTCCTGCGCCGCAACTTCCCCCAGATTCAGATGCACGGCGGCAACGCCGCCATCGAGTACCTCGACGAGGAAAGCGGTGAGGTCCACATCCAGCTCGGCGGTGCCTGTTCGGGCTGTGGCATCTCCCCGATGACGATCCAAGCGATCAAAACCCGGATGGTCAAGGAGATCCCCGAGATCAACGAGGTCCAAGCCAACACCGGCATGGGCGGCGAGCCGGAGATGGGCGAAACCGAAGGCATGAGCCCCTCGTTCCCCGGTGAGACCAGCAGCGACGACGACGGTGGCAACGAAGGCCCACAGGCCCCGTTCTAA
- a CDS encoding DUF5783 family protein produces MVEFDPEQFEDKYANYFPQLQRAYKNAFNTMNDTYDSTLIHAIDQQVLNESEPFYNAEREGFDIELPDEPYERLEGVVVDRERFEEVLAEYTDEIELELRQTFRMTE; encoded by the coding sequence ATGGTCGAGTTCGATCCCGAGCAGTTCGAAGACAAGTACGCGAACTACTTTCCGCAGCTCCAGCGGGCCTACAAGAACGCGTTCAACACGATGAACGACACCTACGATTCGACGCTGATCCACGCTATCGATCAGCAGGTGCTCAACGAGAGCGAGCCGTTCTACAACGCCGAGCGAGAGGGGTTCGACATCGAACTGCCCGATGAGCCCTACGAGCGACTGGAAGGTGTGGTGGTCGACCGCGAGCGGTTCGAGGAGGTCCTCGCGGAGTACACCGACGAAATCGAGCTGGAACTTCGGCAGACGTTCCGCATGACGGAGTAG